A DNA window from Caulobacter mirabilis contains the following coding sequences:
- a CDS encoding GMC family oxidoreductase, producing MTGDLFDFVVVGAGAAGCALAGRLAERPGTRVAVLEAGRAGRWRVEAIPAATIHTNGHPAYDWKFVSQPDPSRLDRAEAWPRGLGPGGSTRINGMIFVRGAAGDFDAWEDLGAKGWAYRDVLPYFRRIETSTQAPSQSRGAGGPLPVSDLPYVHELTPRFIEAAGEAGLAFNRDINGETQDGIGYVQSTARNGRRHDAFTAFLKPAVAKGTAALFQGALARRVLFEGRRAVGVEYERDGEVKVVRARRGVVLSGGAIQSPQLLMLSGVGPAARLQALGLEVVADSPEVGENLMEHVGIWMGVRVSVPTVNQQVSPLGLARAMLQWLTKGRGPAAAPTAQAVGFARTLPDLASPDVQIHLTPFGNIGEGAERKLAPFPMVSVVPSVNQPRSRGRIDLASADPTAAPLIYPRLLEDPEDLKTLRRGVELCERIVGAPAFRPFVVDKIGWPDLSAGAVEVDRELCRLAGPIYHPVGTCRMGSDDGAVVAPDLKVRGVEGLYVADVSIMPRHISGNTQAAAMMIGDRAADLVGGPS from the coding sequence ATGACCGGCGACCTGTTCGATTTCGTTGTCGTCGGCGCCGGCGCGGCCGGTTGCGCCTTGGCGGGGCGCCTCGCCGAACGGCCAGGGACCCGGGTCGCGGTGCTGGAGGCGGGGCGCGCCGGACGGTGGCGGGTCGAGGCCATTCCGGCCGCGACGATCCACACCAACGGCCATCCCGCCTACGATTGGAAGTTCGTCTCTCAGCCGGATCCCTCGCGGCTCGACCGGGCGGAAGCCTGGCCTAGGGGGCTGGGCCCCGGCGGCAGCACTCGCATCAACGGCATGATCTTCGTCCGCGGCGCCGCCGGGGACTTCGACGCCTGGGAGGACCTGGGCGCCAAGGGGTGGGCCTACAGAGACGTGCTGCCCTACTTCCGGCGGATCGAGACCAGCACCCAAGCGCCGTCCCAGTCCCGAGGGGCGGGCGGCCCGCTGCCGGTCTCCGATCTTCCCTATGTCCACGAACTGACGCCGCGCTTCATCGAGGCGGCGGGAGAGGCGGGGCTGGCTTTCAATCGGGACATCAACGGCGAGACCCAGGACGGGATCGGATATGTTCAGAGTACGGCCCGGAACGGACGTCGCCACGACGCCTTCACCGCCTTTCTGAAGCCCGCTGTCGCCAAGGGGACGGCTGCGCTGTTCCAGGGCGCGCTCGCCCGCCGGGTCCTGTTCGAAGGACGCCGCGCTGTCGGGGTGGAGTACGAGCGGGACGGCGAGGTCAAGGTCGTGCGGGCGCGCCGGGGCGTGGTCCTGTCCGGCGGGGCGATCCAGTCGCCGCAACTGCTGATGCTGTCGGGCGTCGGCCCGGCCGCCCGGCTCCAGGCGCTCGGCCTGGAGGTTGTGGCGGATTCTCCGGAGGTCGGCGAGAACCTGATGGAGCACGTCGGCATCTGGATGGGCGTTCGCGTCTCGGTCCCGACCGTGAACCAGCAGGTCAGCCCGCTGGGCCTGGCGAGGGCGATGCTGCAATGGCTGACGAAGGGCCGCGGCCCCGCGGCGGCGCCGACGGCCCAGGCGGTCGGGTTCGCGCGGACCCTGCCGGACCTCGCCTCGCCCGACGTGCAGATCCACCTGACGCCCTTCGGCAACATCGGCGAGGGCGCGGAGCGCAAGCTGGCGCCGTTCCCGATGGTCAGCGTGGTGCCCAGCGTCAACCAACCCAGAAGCAGGGGCCGCATCGACCTGGCGAGCGCCGATCCGACGGCCGCGCCGTTGATCTATCCGCGCCTGCTCGAGGATCCGGAGGATCTGAAGACCCTGCGGCGCGGGGTGGAGCTCTGCGAACGCATCGTCGGGGCGCCGGCCTTCCGCCCCTTCGTGGTCGACAAGATCGGCTGGCCGGACCTGTCCGCCGGCGCCGTGGAGGTCGATCGCGAACTCTGTCGGCTGGCCGGTCCGATCTATCATCCCGTGGGCACCTGCCGGATGGGGTCGGACGACGGCGCGGTCGTCGCCCCCGATCTCAAGGTCAGGGGCGTCGAGGGGCTCTATGTCGCCGACGTCTCGATCATGCCGCGGCACATCAGCGGCAACACCCAGGCGGCGGCCATGATGATCGGCGATCGCGCCGCGGATCTGGTTGGAGGCCCGTCGTGA
- a CDS encoding helix-turn-helix transcriptional regulator: protein MAAEPTPANLDGRFEPFLCADQVSGVVIDGRLNRPLDEQVVGEGRLTMKVQLTGAGAYHFDRAPDSAVVGEGLVIAHQPPGVVKRQVIARDTEERSVTLYFPRLEDGRIAGFEGESQEVRAATDFLNERLLFRSYQAPRAAVHCAAAILDLRRSPWAQERFKRAKIDELTCLLLDFFFSQFRQTHDHGLTEREVRRVQQVREIITDRFDQPPSIAALARAVGLNRTRLNSAFRAFYGQTISQALQQERMETARALLTAAELSVSDIAERCGYGHLSNFSLAYKAYFGISPSASRDGAGQIVPSA from the coding sequence ATGGCGGCCGAACCCACCCCTGCCAACCTGGACGGACGTTTCGAACCGTTCCTGTGCGCCGACCAGGTGAGCGGCGTGGTCATCGACGGACGGCTGAACCGACCGCTCGACGAGCAGGTGGTCGGGGAGGGGCGGCTGACCATGAAGGTGCAGTTGACGGGGGCGGGAGCCTATCACTTCGATCGCGCGCCCGACTCGGCCGTCGTCGGCGAAGGGCTGGTCATCGCCCATCAGCCGCCCGGCGTGGTCAAGCGCCAGGTGATCGCCCGCGACACCGAGGAGCGGTCGGTCACCCTGTACTTCCCGCGGCTGGAGGACGGCCGTATCGCCGGTTTCGAAGGCGAGAGTCAGGAGGTCCGGGCCGCGACCGACTTCCTCAACGAGCGGCTGCTGTTCCGCAGCTACCAGGCGCCCCGCGCCGCGGTGCATTGCGCGGCCGCCATCCTGGATCTTCGACGCTCGCCCTGGGCCCAGGAACGGTTCAAGCGCGCCAAGATCGACGAGCTCACCTGCCTGCTGCTGGACTTCTTCTTCAGCCAGTTCCGGCAGACCCACGACCACGGCCTGACCGAACGCGAGGTGCGGCGGGTGCAGCAGGTCCGCGAGATCATCACCGACCGCTTCGACCAACCGCCCAGCATCGCGGCGCTGGCGCGCGCCGTCGGCCTCAATCGGACTCGCCTGAACAGCGCCTTCCGGGCCTTCTATGGCCAGACCATCAGCCAGGCCTTGCAGCAGGAGCGGATGGAGACCGCCCGCGCCTTGCTGACCGCAGCGGAACTGTCGGTCAGCGACATCGCCGAACGCTGCGGCTATGGCCACCTGAGCAACTTCTCCTTGGCCTACAAGGCCTATTTCGGGATCAGTCCGTCGGCGTCGAGGGACGGGGCCGGACAAATAGTGCCGTCGGCATAA
- a CDS encoding TonB-dependent receptor, whose product MRQYFNSAAQAVLAIATAMTMTAPAWAAEAQAPQTAEEPAQVGEIVVTARKRAERLQDAPLSVTAFSEADLQQGGVRDFKDVIGKTPGVSFSGAELGQSRYSIRGVSTTSPSPTVGIYLDDVSLLTTTSAFSGAADPVFFDFSRVEVLKGPQGTLYGGSAMGGAIKYVSHPPVLDERSVDLAAGLSTTAHGGTSYQGEAVFNLPVVEDRLAIRGGLIYREDAGYVDNVAGAPVVDVRTSTTPAPTLTPLVRPSMSTRSAKDQNSSTVVGVKLSALWEPDPTLQITPSAFHQVYRQKNTGVFWTNLPGLQSSFRIAQPTRDELGVYTLTAVKSLNGVDLTWLTGYVDRSVQFDRDYSFYIATLVPSLFGFTSPNASDSDTETFSQEIRAASSDPSARLRWTAGLYYARQRNELDQTVQTLGVGPVLGTGTDTVYHGNTVSRLTQYAAFADLTYEILPNLDATLALRYFKIEQSIDTTGDGVLNGGSTRGSARTKEDGFNPKFELAYKAGADSLLYASAAKGFRPGGGNPFAVAPSLCQADLAALGLSSVPVAFQSDKLWTYELGSKNQFLDRRLTLNGALFYTDWRNIQQNVFLPSCGFSFNGNLGAAEIKGAELAFQLEFIDGLTVSGAASYTDAKISETSPGVSAKAGQPVLDTPKWIANAAVAYRFPIWGDGAATAKLDYQHHGSSLRAFEDSYMVATPAGPVAAPNATQRQEAYDVVNLNLQLDYGRWRYDLFVNNLLDADPLLDHNVVSGMEAAVTLRPRTVGLSVRTRF is encoded by the coding sequence ATGCGACAGTACTTCAACAGCGCGGCGCAAGCGGTCCTGGCGATCGCGACGGCGATGACCATGACGGCGCCCGCATGGGCCGCCGAAGCCCAGGCGCCCCAGACCGCCGAGGAACCTGCGCAGGTCGGCGAGATCGTGGTCACCGCGCGCAAGCGGGCCGAGCGGCTGCAAGACGCGCCGCTGTCGGTCACGGCCTTCTCCGAAGCCGACCTGCAGCAGGGGGGCGTCCGTGACTTCAAGGACGTCATCGGCAAGACGCCAGGCGTCTCCTTCTCGGGCGCGGAGCTCGGCCAGAGCCGCTACAGCATCCGGGGGGTCAGCACGACCTCGCCCAGCCCGACGGTCGGCATCTATCTGGACGACGTCTCGCTGCTGACCACGACCAGCGCCTTCAGCGGCGCCGCCGACCCGGTGTTCTTCGACTTCAGCCGCGTCGAGGTGCTGAAGGGGCCGCAGGGCACCCTCTACGGCGGCAGCGCCATGGGCGGCGCGATCAAGTACGTCAGCCATCCGCCGGTGCTGGACGAGCGGTCCGTCGACCTGGCCGCCGGCCTCTCGACCACAGCCCACGGCGGGACCTCCTACCAGGGCGAGGCGGTGTTCAACCTGCCGGTCGTCGAGGACAGGCTGGCGATCCGCGGCGGGCTGATCTACCGCGAGGACGCCGGCTACGTGGACAACGTCGCGGGCGCGCCGGTCGTCGACGTCCGGACCAGCACCACGCCGGCGCCGACCCTGACGCCGCTGGTTCGCCCCTCGATGAGCACGCGCTCGGCCAAGGACCAGAACTCCAGCACGGTCGTAGGTGTGAAGCTGTCGGCGCTGTGGGAGCCCGATCCGACGCTTCAGATCACGCCCTCCGCCTTCCATCAGGTCTATCGCCAGAAGAACACCGGCGTGTTCTGGACCAATCTGCCCGGGCTCCAGAGTTCGTTCCGGATCGCCCAGCCCACGCGGGACGAGCTGGGCGTCTACACGCTGACGGCGGTCAAGAGCCTGAACGGCGTCGACCTGACCTGGCTGACCGGCTACGTCGACCGCAGCGTCCAGTTCGACCGGGACTACTCGTTCTACATCGCCACGCTCGTCCCGAGTCTCTTCGGCTTCACCTCGCCCAACGCGTCCGACAGTGACACCGAGACCTTCAGCCAGGAGATTCGCGCGGCCTCGTCCGATCCGTCGGCCCGGCTGCGCTGGACGGCCGGCCTCTACTACGCCCGCCAGCGTAACGAGCTGGACCAGACGGTTCAGACCCTGGGCGTGGGACCCGTCCTCGGGACGGGAACGGACACGGTTTATCACGGCAACACGGTCAGCCGGCTGACGCAGTACGCGGCGTTCGCCGACCTGACCTACGAGATCCTGCCCAACCTCGACGCCACCCTGGCGCTTCGCTACTTCAAGATCGAGCAGAGCATCGACACCACCGGGGACGGCGTCCTCAACGGCGGCTCGACCCGCGGATCGGCCCGGACCAAGGAAGACGGCTTCAACCCGAAGTTCGAGCTGGCCTACAAGGCCGGGGCCGACTCTCTGCTCTATGCCAGCGCCGCCAAGGGGTTCCGCCCCGGAGGCGGCAATCCCTTCGCCGTGGCGCCCAGCCTTTGCCAGGCCGACCTGGCGGCCCTCGGCCTCTCCTCGGTCCCCGTCGCCTTCCAGTCGGACAAGCTGTGGACGTACGAACTGGGCAGCAAGAACCAGTTCCTGGACCGCCGGCTGACCCTGAACGGCGCGCTCTTCTACACCGACTGGCGGAACATCCAGCAGAACGTCTTCCTGCCCAGCTGCGGCTTCTCGTTCAACGGCAACCTCGGCGCCGCGGAGATCAAGGGCGCCGAACTGGCCTTCCAGCTCGAGTTTATCGACGGCCTGACCGTCTCTGGCGCGGCGAGCTACACCGATGCCAAGATTTCCGAAACCTCGCCCGGCGTCTCCGCCAAGGCCGGCCAGCCGGTCCTCGACACCCCGAAATGGATCGCTAACGCCGCCGTGGCCTATCGCTTCCCGATCTGGGGCGACGGCGCGGCCACGGCGAAGCTCGACTACCAGCACCACGGCTCCAGTCTGCGTGCGTTCGAGGACAGCTACATGGTCGCGACCCCTGCCGGCCCTGTCGCCGCGCCGAACGCCACCCAGCGCCAGGAGGCCTACGACGTCGTGAACCTGAACCTGCAGCTCGACTACGGCCGCTGGCGGTACGACCTGTTCGTGAACAACCTCTTGGACGCCGATCCCCTGCTCGACCACAACGTCGTCAGCGGGATGGAGGCGGCCGTCACCCTGCGCCCCAGGACCGTGGGGCTCAGCGTCCGGACGCGGTTCTAG
- a CDS encoding DUF3089 domain-containing protein has product MIGLWRGATFAAACLALAGCAQIGDALAGLGAPPRPFEATPAPSAPDYGREEAWLAFPGRNGLERSTTPGVAAVDEATAPADVFFIHPTTYQKNDVWNVAYDAEGEFDMAVLLAQASVFNGCCRIYAPRYRQASLRALDKSRPAVELAYSDVARAFAYYIAHENHGRPFIIAAHSQGSMHAVKLLQAEILGTPLQKRMVTAYVIGAYVPSAFGEIGLPVCDAPRQTGCILSWNTSQTGRDGAFRLIQDKTYWWQGAYRSENQPPAICVNPLTWRRTDAAPASADNGSLPFPAPTTARTAVSLPVLTPRLTGARCDQGLLWVDIPRAAPKGFHDILSLLYGSYHLGDYGIFYGPLRANAIDRVEAWRAAPPTPGA; this is encoded by the coding sequence GTGATCGGACTTTGGCGCGGCGCGACCTTCGCGGCCGCTTGCCTCGCCCTTGCCGGCTGCGCGCAGATCGGCGACGCCCTGGCCGGCCTCGGAGCGCCGCCGCGTCCGTTCGAGGCCACTCCCGCGCCCTCCGCGCCGGACTATGGCCGGGAAGAGGCCTGGCTGGCCTTCCCGGGGCGCAACGGCCTCGAGCGCTCGACGACTCCAGGCGTGGCGGCGGTCGACGAGGCGACCGCCCCGGCCGATGTCTTCTTCATCCACCCGACCACCTACCAGAAGAACGACGTCTGGAACGTCGCCTACGACGCCGAGGGCGAGTTCGACATGGCGGTGCTGCTGGCCCAGGCCAGCGTGTTCAACGGCTGCTGCCGGATCTACGCCCCGCGCTATCGGCAGGCCTCCCTTCGCGCGCTCGACAAGAGCCGCCCGGCGGTCGAGCTGGCCTATTCCGACGTGGCCAGGGCGTTCGCCTATTACATCGCCCACGAGAACCACGGCCGGCCGTTCATCATCGCCGCCCATAGCCAGGGATCGATGCATGCGGTGAAGCTGCTGCAGGCCGAGATCCTCGGCACGCCGCTGCAGAAGCGGATGGTCACCGCCTACGTCATCGGCGCCTACGTCCCCTCGGCTTTCGGCGAGATCGGACTGCCGGTCTGCGACGCTCCGCGCCAGACCGGCTGCATCCTGTCGTGGAACACCAGCCAGACGGGCCGCGACGGCGCCTTCCGCCTGATCCAGGACAAGACCTATTGGTGGCAGGGCGCGTACCGGTCGGAGAACCAGCCGCCGGCGATCTGCGTCAACCCGCTGACCTGGCGTCGGACCGACGCCGCGCCCGCGAGCGCCGACAACGGCAGCCTGCCCTTCCCGGCGCCGACCACGGCCCGAACGGCCGTATCGCTTCCTGTCCTGACGCCCCGTCTCACCGGGGCTCGCTGCGACCAGGGCCTGCTGTGGGTCGACATCCCGCGAGCGGCGCCCAAGGGGTTCCACGACATCCTCAGCCTGCTCTACGGCAGCTACCACCTGGGCGACTACGGGATCTTCTACGGGCCGCTTCGCGCCAACGCGATCGATCGGGTCGAGGCCTGGCGGGCGGCGCCCCCGACGCCCGGCGCCTGA